The sequence below is a genomic window from Kitasatospora kifunensis.
CTGGTCGCCGACGACCAGACCGTGGTGCGCGAGGGCATCGTGATGCTGCTGGGCCTGCTGCCGGGGATCGAGGTGGTCGGGGCGGCCGCGGACGGCGAGGAGGCGGTGCGCCTGGTCGCCGAGCACGCCCCGGACGTGGTGCTGATGGACCTCAGGATGCCGCGCTGCGACGGTGTCGAGGCCACCCGGCTGATCCGGGCGCACCACCCGGGGACCGAGGTGGTGGTCCTCACCACGTACGCGGAGGACGACTCGCTCTTCCCCGCGCTGCAGGCGGGCGCGCGCGGCTACCTCACCAAGGACGCCGGCGCCGAGGAGATCGCCCGGGCCATCGCCGACGTCCGGGCGGGTGCGGCCGGCCTCTCGCCGCAGGTGCAGCGGCGGCTGCTGGAGCGACTCTCCGGCGCCACACCCGCACCCCCCGTCCCGTCACGGCAACCCGGGCCGCCGCATCAGCCCGAGCAGGCCCAGGGGCCGGCCGGCCAGCGCCCGCTGCCCGACGGCCTGACGGCGCGTGAGGCGCAGGTGCTGGCGCTGATCGCCGAGGGCCTGTCCAACGCAGAGATCGCCGAGGCGCTGTTCGTCAGCCCGGCCACCGTCAAGACGCATATCAACAACCTCTTCGCCAAAACCGCCGTTCGCGATCGCGCACAAGCAGTCAGTTATGCCTTCAGGCACGGGCTTTCCGATCGTCCGCGAACCGACTGATCTCACCTCATCGGGTGAAAATCCCGGCTGAATGCCACATTTCGGTTTCTGGCTTGCCATCATTGATCCCGTCAGGGCGCCGTCGGTACGCCGCATGGATCTTCGGGGCGGGTCGTCCGGAGTGCCCGGTGCCGATACCCGACGCCCACCATTCGGTGGTGCCTCCCGGGCCAGGAGCAGCTTTGGCACAGCACGAAGTCACCGGATCGACCGGCCGGACGCCCCGGCAGAGCCAGCGATTTGACTGGTGGTCAACTCCCGGTGCGTCCGGTCCACCCGGCTCGGCCGCCCGGCCCGCCGCCCGAGCGGTCGTGGCCCGCGGCGCGGTGCCGGCCCAGCGGCCACTCCAACCTGTCGACCCCACGCCGGATTCGGCTGCCGCCGAGGTCTACCGGGAGGTCCAGCAGAGCGAGGCCTTCCAGGAGATCCGTCGCAACTACCGGACCTTCGTCTTTCCGGCTACCGCCGTCTTCCTCGGCTGGTACCTCTTCTACGTGACCGCCCAGGCGGCCGCACCCGACCTGATGCGCACCCCGGTCGTGGGTCCGTTCAGCATCGCCTGGCTGCTGGGTCTACTCCAGTTCGTCTCGACGTTCCTGATCACTTGGCTCTACGCCCGCAATGCCCGCACCAAGCGTGACCGAGCCGCTCTCGGCCTGCGCTGGGAGACTCAGGACCAGCTGCGATGACTCCTATCCCGCACGCCGCCGTGCCGACCGTCGGCTCCGGAGACCACCACAGCCTGGCCGTCGTGCTCTTCGCGCTGGTGGTCGTGGTGACCTTGGCCATCACCCTGTGGGTGGGGCGGCGCGGTCAGGCCGCCGAGGACTTCTATGCCGGCGGGCGGGACTTCGGCCCGCTGCAGAACGGCATCGCGCTCTCCGGTGACTACCTCTCCGCGGCCTCCTTCCTCGGGGTGACCGGACTGATCGCGCTCTACGGCTACGACGGCATGCTGTACAGCATCGGCTTCCTGGTCGCCTGGCTGGTCGTGCTGATGTGGGTGGCCGAACTGGTGCGCAACACCGGTCGCTACACCCTGGCCGACGTGCTGACCACCCGGATGCGGCAGCGTCCGGTGCGGGCGGCCGCCGGTAGCGCCAGCGTGGTGGTCACCCTGCTCTACCTGATCGCCCAGATGGTCGGTGCGGGCAGCCTGGTGGGCCTGCTGCTGGGCACCTCCGGGGCCGCCGCCAACACCTGGACCATCGTCGCCGTCGGCGCCCTGATGATCGTCTATGTGACGGTCGGCGGCATGCGCGCCACCACCTGGATCCAGATCGTCAAGGCGCTCATGCTGATGGTCGGCGCCGTCCTGCTCACCTGCTGTGTCCTGGTGCGTTTCCAGGGCGATCTCGCCAGCCTGATGCATGTGGCGGCGCACAACAGCGGCGCCGGTGACCGGTACCTGGAGCCCGGCCTCAAGTACGGCGGCTCCACCACCAGTCGGCTCGACTTCGTCAGCCTGGGCCTGGCCCTGGTGCTGGGGACGGCCGGCCTGCCGCACATCCTCTCCCGCTTCTACACCGTCCCCACCGCCCGAGCCGCTCGCCGCTCCACCATCTGGGCGATCGGCCTGGTCGGCTGCTTCTATCTGATGACCGTCGTGCTGGGCCTTGGTGCCACCGCGCTGGTCGGCTCCAAGGCGGTGAAGGCCGCCAACTCGGCCGGCAACACCGCGGTTCCGCTGCTCGCGCTCGACCTGGGCGGCGGCGAGGGCAGTACCGGCGGCACCCTGCTGTTCGCCGTCACCTCGGCGATCGCGTTCGCCACCATCCTCGCCGTGGTCGCGGGGCTGACGCTGGCCTCCTCGGTCTCCTTCGCGCACGACCTGTATGCCCAGGCCTTCCGCCGCCCGGGGCGCCCAGCGGTGACGGAGCGTCAGGAGGTGGTGGTGGCCCGCCTGGCGGCCGTGGTGATCGGCGGGCTGGCGATCGTGCTGAGCCTCTTCGCCCAGCGGCTCAACGTGGCCTTCCTGGTCAGTCTGGCCTTCGCCGTAGCGGCCTCGGCCAACCTGCCGACCCTGATCTACAACCTCTTCTGGCGCCGCTTCACCACCCGCGGCGCCTGCTGGTCCACCTACGGCGGTCTGGTGCCCGCCCTGGTGCTGGTGCTCTTCTCGCCGGTGGTCTCCGGCAGCAAGACCGCGATGTTCCCGGGCGTGGACTTCCACTGGTTCCCGCTGGAGAATCCGGGGCTGATCTCGATCCCGCTCGGCTTCCTGCTCGGCTGGGTCGGCACGGTCAGCGGCGAGGAACGGGCGGACGCCGACAAGTTCGCCGAGTTGGAGGTCCGCTCGCTCACCGGCGCCGGAGCGGTCTGAGGCCGATCTGAGGCCGGGTCGGCAGATGCCGACACCAGCGTGGACCCCCGTCGCGATCGCGGCCGGGGTCCACCGCATTTTCGTGGCCAGCGGCGCCGAAGGTCACACGCGACCGATGAAGGTCGGGAAGTAGCCACTGTTCAGTGTGGAGATCCGGACGTAGGTGCCCGGGTGCGCGGCCTCGATGTAGTGGTTGTTGCCCAGGTAGATCGCGACGTGGTGGATGCCGCGCACACTGCCGTCGTACGACCAGAACAGCAGGTCACCGCGGCGCTTCCGGCTCGCGCTGACCGGTGTGGTGGCGCCGTACTGGTCGTTGGCGATCCGGGGCAGCGAGATGCCGGCGTGCCGGAAGGCCGCGTGGGTCAGGCCGGAGCAGTCGTAGCCGTTCGGGCCGTTTCCACCCCACACGAACGGTTTGCCGAGCTGGGCCGTGGCGAACTTGACCGCTGCTTCGACGCTGCCGCGCTTCGCGGCGCGCTGGCCGGCGCGGGAGTCGCTCTTCTCGGTCGCGGCGGAGTCGTTGCGGTTGCCGGCGGTGCCGTGCGCCGAGCCGATCCGGTCGAGGTAGATGTCGCGGTGGCTGGTGTAGCGCCACTCGCCGCCGGCGTTGCGGAACCAGTAGACCGAGCCGTCCCAGCCCTGCTGAAGGTCGCCGGTGCTCGCGCTGTCGGTGCCGGTGGTGCCCTGGCTCGGCGTCGTCTGATCGGTGGCGTCGTCCTGCGTGGCGCTCTGCTGCTGGTCGGCGGCGGAGTAGGCCGCGTCCTGGTCCGTAGCCTGGTCGCCGTCATCGGTGGCCGTGCCGTCCAGCGTGGCGGCGTCGGTGTCGGAGCTGTCGGTGCTGTCGGTCGCCGGGGTGTCCGGGGCGTCCGCCGTGTCGGCTGAGCTGCCGTCACCGTTCCCCGGGTCGTCGGTGCTGACCAGGCCGAGGCTGCTGCTGAGGCGCTCGGGGACCGGCGTCGCGCTGGCGAGATCGGCGCCCAGACCGATCGAGCCGGCGCCGGCGACGATCGCGGCCGCCAGGCCGACTCGGTGGCGCAGCCGGGTGGCGCGCTGGTGCACGCCGTCGATGGTGGGCGGGGTGCAGGCGACGGGGGCGCCCGCCGCGGCCGCGCTGCGGCCGGCTATCTGGTCGGCAGAGGTCAGGTCCGGGTTCAGGTCCTGCTTCATAGTCCGGTGCATTCCTTCCGTGCGCCCGGCCGGGCGGCCGGGCGGCGGAACGGAGCCGGGAGCGACCTGTTCCGCACGGCACTACGGCCCCCGGTTGAGGCAAACGGAAGCCGTCGGGTGGACGGAGGCCCACGGCCGCCACGCTAGGCGGCTCGACTCCGGTCCGGCGCCGTGGAATCCGCCGATGGAGGGTGCACGCTCGGTGACGGGCGGCCCCGGACAGGCCGGGCCTTCGGCGCCGGGCGGCCCGGAAGCAGGGCGCTGGTCACCGCGCGAGCACCGAGCGCACGTCCATCCGCACCGGGGTGCCCGGAGCCTTGCCGCAGCTCTCCGGACGCGACGGCTCGCTCAGCCGCTGCACCACCTCGACCAGCCAGGAGCGGCCGTCGGTGTGCCGCACCGTGCAGTGCCACTCGCCCTCGGCCGACGGTTCCTGAGTCACCGTCAGGGCCTCGGCGACATGCTCCTCCAGCAGCTCGCGCACCGCCTGCTCGGCCGCCTGGGCGGGCCGCTCCCAGCAGGAGCGTCCGCGCGAGAAGGCCGGCCGCATCTGCCCGGCCGCGGTGGCGGCCAGTATCTCCTTGGCCGAG
It includes:
- a CDS encoding response regulator, whose amino-acid sequence is MLLGLLPGIEVVGAAADGEEAVRLVAEHAPDVVLMDLRMPRCDGVEATRLIRAHHPGTEVVVLTTYAEDDSLFPALQAGARGYLTKDAGAEEIARAIADVRAGAAGLSPQVQRRLLERLSGATPAPPVPSRQPGPPHQPEQAQGPAGQRPLPDGLTAREAQVLALIAEGLSNAEIAEALFVSPATVKTHINNLFAKTAVRDRAQAVSYAFRHGLSDRPRTD
- a CDS encoding DUF485 domain-containing protein; amino-acid sequence: MAQHEVTGSTGRTPRQSQRFDWWSTPGASGPPGSAARPAARAVVARGAVPAQRPLQPVDPTPDSAAAEVYREVQQSEAFQEIRRNYRTFVFPATAVFLGWYLFYVTAQAAAPDLMRTPVVGPFSIAWLLGLLQFVSTFLITWLYARNARTKRDRAALGLRWETQDQLR
- a CDS encoding solute symporter family protein, giving the protein MTPIPHAAVPTVGSGDHHSLAVVLFALVVVVTLAITLWVGRRGQAAEDFYAGGRDFGPLQNGIALSGDYLSAASFLGVTGLIALYGYDGMLYSIGFLVAWLVVLMWVAELVRNTGRYTLADVLTTRMRQRPVRAAAGSASVVVTLLYLIAQMVGAGSLVGLLLGTSGAAANTWTIVAVGALMIVYVTVGGMRATTWIQIVKALMLMVGAVLLTCCVLVRFQGDLASLMHVAAHNSGAGDRYLEPGLKYGGSTTSRLDFVSLGLALVLGTAGLPHILSRFYTVPTARAARRSTIWAIGLVGCFYLMTVVLGLGATALVGSKAVKAANSAGNTAVPLLALDLGGGEGSTGGTLLFAVTSAIAFATILAVVAGLTLASSVSFAHDLYAQAFRRPGRPAVTERQEVVVARLAAVVIGGLAIVLSLFAQRLNVAFLVSLAFAVAASANLPTLIYNLFWRRFTTRGACWSTYGGLVPALVLVLFSPVVSGSKTAMFPGVDFHWFPLENPGLISIPLGFLLGWVGTVSGEERADADKFAELEVRSLTGAGAV
- a CDS encoding C40 family peptidase, whose translation is MKQDLNPDLTSADQIAGRSAAAAGAPVACTPPTIDGVHQRATRLRHRVGLAAAIVAGAGSIGLGADLASATPVPERLSSSLGLVSTDDPGNGDGSSADTADAPDTPATDSTDSSDTDAATLDGTATDDGDQATDQDAAYSAADQQQSATQDDATDQTTPSQGTTGTDSASTGDLQQGWDGSVYWFRNAGGEWRYTSHRDIYLDRIGSAHGTAGNRNDSAATEKSDSRAGQRAAKRGSVEAAVKFATAQLGKPFVWGGNGPNGYDCSGLTHAAFRHAGISLPRIANDQYGATTPVSASRKRRGDLLFWSYDGSVRGIHHVAIYLGNNHYIEAAHPGTYVRISTLNSGYFPTFIGRV